A window of the Citrus sinensis cultivar Valencia sweet orange chromosome 9, DVS_A1.0, whole genome shotgun sequence genome harbors these coding sequences:
- the LOC102608013 gene encoding protein OPI10 homolog, whose amino-acid sequence MFGVVFPNRSFPMDISTFSQIDTFHWILDMNSFVGEAYDQVRDMCIFLLNNFTLPPDKALAVYIQSPGSPFLYCGAVTVARPSAVLSLPWPEPGGGMQLTAPDSTPLSAKIGVSVEDLTSLPSLDVTAEKRIERLAMKVGENLFNFMQSFCGVDGSKLIVPTDILDRWFKKFQEKAKRDPEYLKGFAL is encoded by the coding sequence ATGTTCGGAGTTGTGTTCCCAAACCGGAGCTTCCCTATGGACATCTCCACCTTCTCCCAAATCGATACCTTTCATTGGATCCTCGACATGAACTCTTTCGTAGGGGAGGCGTACGATCAAGTCCGAGACATGTGCATTTTCCTCTTAAACAATTTTACTCTTCCACCAGATAAAGCCCTTGCTGTTTACATTCAATCACCAGGCTCACCCTTTTTGTATTGCGGTGCTGTCACTGTAGCCCGCCCCTCTGCCGTCCTTTCACTTCCTTGGCCGGAGCCGGGCGGCGGGATGCAACTAACCGCACCCGATTCCACCCCGCTCTCGGCCAAAATTGGGGTTTCTGTTGAAGATTTGACGTCGCTGCCTTCCTTGGATGTGACCGCCGAGAAGAGGATCGAACGGCTTGCCATGAAAGTTGGCGAaaacttgtttaattttatgcaatcGTTTTGTGGAGTCGATGGTAGCAAATTGATTGTTCCTACGGACATTTTGGACCGCTGGTTCAAGAAGTTTCAAGAAAAGGCCAAGCGCGATCCTGAGTACTTGAAAGGTTTTGCTTTGTAA